AACTTCGACGTATTTGACGTGGATATTTGGTGCGGACGGAAGGTAACCCAATGGTCCCCCATATTGTGGATAAGGAGACGTGTACTCCGGCTCTTTATGAATTCGTTGTAAAATCTCTCGGCTAGTATTAGACGCCAAATGCGAGGAGTCAAGAGAAAATCGGTCTTTAGTAAGTTCGCTGACAGAAGGCTCCTTTGATATCGAGCCTTCAGGGAGCTCAAGGGGATGTTGGTCGTTTCTAGTGCTGTCTGCCAGGTCCTGATTCGAAGGTTCATGGCTGATTCGGTCGCCTTGTGCGAGGGGTAGCTCAAGTTCGAAATCGGGCGGGAACTCGTCATCGGGTATCAAAGGAATTTTGAAATCTGGGTCCTCAAACAGGGCATCCAAAGAGTCAAACAGCGGATTGGGTGACGGCAGTCTCTCTATTCCTGGTGTATGAGGAGCGGTTCCACCTTGTTCGGGCTGGTGGGAAGAGTTGGGAGAAGACAATGAAGGCGTTTCACCAGGAGAAGGAACACAATGATCTTGTTGTAATTCGACTAGTCGTCTCTTTTCTGGTTGACCCCATAAATCGAGCCCTGAAAAAGCCTCATCGCCAGCTCGTTTTCGAGACGCGAAGGCCGCATCAAGCTCGCGAAGCACAGCCTCGGAATCGAAGAGCGGGTCGTCAAACAGTGCTTGTACTGGGTCAGTCGAACCAGTGAAACCTACAGGGTCAACATCCTGGACCGATAACTTGGACGAGCCAATACCCGCCGCCGAATATTTAGCCTTTTGGTCCCCAGGAAACTGGTTGCTAGTGTCTGCTTGATCACCGCCGTCCGGCAAACTATGGTCCTCTTCCTGGGAGGGCACCTGAGCATCGACAGGTTGCTGTGGCTGCGACCCAGGGGGTGGTGTAAGCCCCAGATCATTCACATGCAGATGAGATATGTAAGGGGGAGATGGAAGATCCTCGAGAGCGTAAAGCCCTTGAAGATCAGGAGGGCAGGTCTGGAGAGAGGTAGAAATACCTTCAACCACGCTTCCATCCATCTTGACAGAGATAACCCAATATGATGTAGATCAGAAAGACAGAGTGTCCGCCACTATGGTTTTACGTCCTTCAATAAAGCGGAGGTCTCAAATGAGGCAAGTGCGATGGATATTGTAGACACGTCGATGAGCGCAAGGTATGTGGCGTCGAGATATCAACGCAGCGACACGAGAAAATACGCCATGGATGATGTACAAAGGCTGTGCAAAATAAGTAAGAATAAGTTCTTGGTGTTTTCCTCTGATAGCCTTTTGTTGCGCTGCAGTACGTACCTGTTGAGACACCACAGCACCTCTAATCGGAAATTTCAGTCTTCTTCCGTCGAATACCGAGTCGGTGCAGGAGTTTTGCAGACGGCTCTCGCCGGGAGTCACAGGGTTTGGAACGGCACGAATAGTCTCCAGACGAATAAACGGTCGGTAACCAAGATTGGTTACTTGATTGGAAGACTAGTTGCCAAGTGCGACGCCTCGAGAATTTTGAACTGAACAAGGACACGACTTTGCTGCCGCTCAGACGAAGGAGAGAAATACGGGGATGGTTCGCCTTGTCAGACCCCTCTTTGACAACCACGGAATAATCCTCGCtgacgaagaaaacaaagcgCAAGGCGAAACTTTGTATCTTATCTGCGATTAAGTTGAGAACATGTTTTCAATGGTTCTTTTTTAAGTCGACTTTTAATCTCCTTGATCACTTTCCGCCTCGCCCACCGCCTTAAAGACCGCTCACGTGTGCCTTGCCCAGAACGGCCAGGGATTGCGGGCAGCGAAGACCGCCGCAGCATAAGGCCGGCAGGAATCAAATCAACTTTCTTTCCGCTGATGGGGAAACGCTCAGGGTCTCCTGATATTTAATTCTCTTCAGTTCCTCATAGGTTCCTGCACCTTCAATATGAGTGTCATTCTTTGTACCGGTAAGTACAAGCTGGATCTCAGCATTGGCTTCGAAAGCTTCAGTTGGTATTTCAGTGACGCTAATTGACCGCTTCGCTATCAAAGCCGGATATGACCACACCATTCGGTAAGTCGTACCTTCTCTACGATTGTCGGTATAGTCAGCGCGCTAATCCTACATGGCAGTTTCTGGGAAGCTCTGTCTGGAATATGCTCACGGACTATTCAGCATCCGGACTCGCAAGTAAATCGCTTATGCATCACTCCAGACAAGCGCTATCTGGCCGCCGCAGGTCACAACAATGTCAAGTTGTATGATATCAAGTCCACTAATCCCAACCCCGTTATGACCTTTGATGGCCATACGAACAACATTACGGGTGTTGCATTTCACTGCGAAGGCAAGTGGATGGTCACTAGTTCGGAAGACGGCACGGTGAAAGTGTGGGACACGCGCACCGGCAGTCTACAACGCAATTATGCCCATAAAGCCCCCGTCAATGACGTTGTAATTCACCCCAACCAGGGTGAGCTCATCAGTGGTGATCGTGCTGGTATTGTCCGGGTTTGGGATCTGGGCGAGAGCGTCTGCACTCATCAGCTAATTCCCGAAGATGACGTTGCTGTGCAAAGTGTTAGTGTTGCAAGCGATGGATCCTTACTCTGCGCAGGGAATAAGAAGGTATTCATAtttatctctttccctttctgtgCCACATCAAGCAAACTGTTTATTCACTTTGCGATCTGAGACTAATTTACCTGCTAGGGCAATGTTTACATCTGGCGCATGGTCCAAGACGCTGAATTAACGCGCATCGTTCCAATGTGCACCTTCCAGGCTCACAAAGATTATCTCACTCGCATTCTCCTCTCACCAGACGTCAAGCACCTCGCGACCTGTTCAGCAGACCACACAGCCAAGGTCTGGAACCTTGACCTCGACTATCCCCCGGCCAAGATAGCCGCCGCGCAAGCAGCTAAAGCCAAGGCCAAAGGCATCACCCCTGAACCTAAAGAGACCCCTTCATCCCCACCCCCTACAGACAGCCTGGTGAACACGCCAAGCAGTGAAAATGGTAGAGCCGACTTTATCAACCCATTCAGTTTTATCAACGGAACCCCGCCGCCCACCAACGAGCCCCAGCAAACCTTCCCCGTACAGGAAGATGGTCCCCCAGTAGATCCGAATACCAACACCCTTTACCTGGAGACCACCCTAGCAAATCACCAGCGGTGGGTGTGGGACTGTGCCTTTTCCGCCGATTCGGCCTATCTCGTCACCGTTTCGAGTGACCACTACGCTCGTTTATGGGAGTTGGCTTCGGGCCAGGTTATCCGTCAATACAGTGGGCATCACCGCGGGGCGGTGTGCGTTGCTCTGAACGATTATTCTGAGCCTCGGTGAGAGGTCCCGAGGTACGCACCGTTGTTGTCCGTTGTCCGTTGTCAGTTAGTCTTCTTCATGGTTAGCATGGCGCCTGGGATTGGGTGAAGCATGGAGGTATTTTGCCTTCTGCATTGGAGTTCAGGCTTGTTTGTTCCCACTTGTATTGTTTTGGATGTCCCCGAGTCTATGGCATGCTCACGTATGATTGTGGTATATCCAATACGAAATAAAGAATATACGTATAATATTCTCTCTATACAAGTTCGTTGTATATTCCCCTACATACGTATGGATACGATCAGAAACACACAAGGTATAAGGCTCACTCGAGAAAAAACATCATACCAACAAATGCTAGGTAAAAAACCCTTATCTGGCTCGTTGCTCCTTGCTCCCAAAGCAAAtggaaaaaataataatactagaatgATAGAGGGAAGAATCAATCAAAACCACCAAACATATCAGGAacctttttatctttcctttAACCCCGTACATGTTGATATGCTTAGATTTAATTGACGGCGAACCAGGTTACACTCACGACGACGTCCAAGCCCCGCTCGTCAGCACCGGGGTACTTGAATGTCCACATTCCATCGCGGTTGACGTCCCAGAACGCGCCAGAGGCGGAGTGCATACCGCGCTTGCCAGTGTTGCTGGCGGCACCCTCTGCGGCGGCAGACTTGTCGATCAGACCTTGTTGCACGATGGTGCTGTTCACGGTGAACCGGTATGGGGCTGCTGCCGAGGGGGTAGAGGGGGCGGTAGCGCTGATGAGTGCTTTGAGGATAGTGTTCTTTAGCAGATTGGTGATTAGTCTGTTGTGCATGCGGTGCTGGAGAATACGGCCCACACTCACAATGATCTGAGAGTTCCATTCGCCGACCTTGGTGTGCTCGTAGCCCTCGACGCCGTTCAGTGCGGAGTCACATGCCTGTTCTAGAATTAGTTCAGGCTTTCCTTATCTTGCCATGGTCGACAGTTGTATTCAATAGTGTATACCACCGTGACTTGGTGGAGCCGGATGATAAAAGGGGGAAACGTACCTCGGAGGCAATCTTGGTAAGGTCCGCGATAGGGACAGGCTATAGGCGTCCAAGAGAGACAGATGTAAGCGTCAATGGACGAGCGATAGCGGACAATGACGTTTTAGCGGCAAAAAGGATTGCATGGTCACGCACCGAAGAAGTGGGAGCAGTCTCGACAGCCATTGTAGGTGGGATAGTCGGGTGTGAAGATGATTTTCTGGAATAGACCTATTGAGTTAGCATGCTCTAATTGCGATCGGGGTCTAGACGGGTCCAGAGTCGATGGTGGGCAGGCCAGAGTGAATCTGGAGATAGGATTGTGGGGGTGTGCGCCCCGAGATCTGAGACGAATTGACGGTCAAGGACTGCAGAAGTATAAGACTCACCTGATGTAATGTGGTATGCAGGGATGAAACTAGCGTCAGTGTTGGTGGGATTCCAAGtctggagggagagaaggtaGTCCTACAGGTCGTGTTTGCTAGATGTTTAGGAGCCGCAGTTGAGTGTGTTATCAGGAATGTGGCTTGACGGTTGGTGGTTGGCCCACCCTCATAACCACTCCATACTGGATCAGGGTTGGCTTAGTAGCTACTTACCCGCTAAGTGCTAGTGTCGTGCTTAGCCCGTCACCGCCACAGTAGCACGGGGTAACCATAATCCGAAACGACCTCAAGCGATGACAACAGCAACGAACGGAGGCACGTGGATGGAGTAGCCGGTCGGAAATCAAGCCGACGCCACAAACTAGGCCGAAGTGGGTAAGGAGCAAGACAACCGGAGCGTTTGTAGCGGGGCAGAAATCTGGGCCGTCTGGAATACCGACAGTAGCGGTTGCAGCAACTGTATCGATCCTCTCTAGTCTCCCCTCCCGACACCTcgaattaattttttttctcctcttcctccttctctaaCCGAGCGTCATCTATCTTTTTTCCTATCACATTTCTTGGCTGTAGCATTATCGAGGTTGATCAGAAACTCTCGACCGTCAATTGCTCTCTCATTCTTCCTTCAAGCTCCCCGGATCCCATCTCAATAGCTCTTATCTCTCCCCTTCCGTACCCACACATACACGGACCAAAATGTCGAGTCAACCTCTCCTCCAGACTGCCCCAGGTcagtaaaaaaaaatgaattaTGAATCAATCATCCAGTCCCAACTAACAAACTCCCCAAAGGCAAGCGCATCGCCCTGCCCACCAGAGTCGAACCCaaggtcttcttcgccaacgAGCGGACCTTCCTCTCATGGCTCAACTTCACGGTCATCCTGGGCGGCCTGGCCGTCGGTCTCCTGAACTTCGGTGACCGCATCGGCCGTATCTCCGCCGGTCtcttcaccatcatcgcCATGGCGGCCATGATCTACGCCCTCTGCACCTTCCACTGGCGCGCAGCCAGCATCCGCAAACGCGGCCAGAGCGGCATCGACGACCGTTTCGGTCCCACCGTCCTGGCCCTCGCCTTGTTGGCGGCCGTCGTCGTTAACTTTATCCTCAGGATCACGGAGAACTAAATCCATCTCCTGTGGTTTCTTGGGTGTTATCTTTTTCGTGCTTGTTTTTCTCAACACCCCCTTGTTTTGTGGGGCACGTGCCCGTACTTTTGCTGGCGCTAGACCTGGGTTATGTGTTATGGTCTATGCCCTTTATGgacttgtttctttttcgtgCTGCGGTCGACGTCGCTGGCCGGTGCAAGGGTTAAAACTCGGTGGATAGATTATAGTCTCGTCTGATGAGCGGTCGCAGGACtgtcttctctctttttcttttcatgatTGGTTACTGTTGCTTGTACGTGTACATTGTGGGAAGTTTGTATATTTCTCTATTGTTTCTGTGTTATAGCGATTAAAATTGTGCTACGGCCGCTGTTTAGTGAGCTTCAAAATTGCAAAATTGAATTATTGGGAATCAATTGGAGACTATGAAGTACAAAGATATCGTCTCAGTCGACCGACAAGGTATCTAGGTCGTCTTTCACTTCGTATCATGGAATCTCGTAAGGTCAATGTACCCGTGGTCGATAAAGTACTCAAAGTTCCAGTAGTCTGCCTGTGTTCCTTGTCCATTCACGGTCGCATTGCCCGAGAACTTCGCAGTCCAGTAACAGCTACCTTGGGAATATTTGTACATGGCATCGAGACCCGCATTCACATTCCTCTCGCGGAGGGCAAAGGAGTTCTGGTATAACGTCTGAATAGCCCATTCTCCCGTGAACACAGGGAACTTGCCATCTCCCGCCTTGGACTGTGCGTCCGTGTACAGGCGGGCTGGTAGGGTTTCGGAGGTGACATTGCGTTCGAAGTAGTAAGTGTGGACGTCAAAGACAAGGTTCGCGTCGGCGGGGAGTTGATTGGACCAGTACTGCTCCGGTTTGAAGCTTCCCTGGAACATGACTGGGATGTTGGGGTTGACGGATGCGACCCTGTCGATTACGGCGCGGATATATTTCAGTACCCAGGTGGCTCCGCGATCTGAGAGCGCTGCTGGAGTACCGAAGACGGACATATCTGGGTTATCGGTAGGTTCGTTCATCGGCTCAATGGTGTAAGATTGGGGCGACCCCGAGTTCTGGACGAAGGAGATGACGGCATCAATGACTTGCATGGAGTAGTCAAACGCGGTCTCGTTGTAGTACCAGCCCCAGTGCCCGCTAGCCTCGCCAATGGTGAGACCATTTGTGCCACCAGGAAGGGAGTGGACGTCCACGATAATGTGCATGCCATACTTGGTGATCGCGTAGTCGGCGATCTGTTTGAGGTAGGCTGTCTGGTTCCCCGAGTACAGTTGGGAGCCAGGGAGTTTGATCCAGGCGGCGTAGGTCGTGGGAATCCGCAAGACCCCTACACCGACGCTGGCCAGCTTATCGATGTCGCGTTCTGTGATGTAGGTGGCATATCGATGTTCCAAAACAGGCCCACACCGGGATCCTAGATGTTCACAAAGCCCCCATTCGTCGTCCGCGCCGCCGGAATATGTGCCCCAAAACTGGCTGTCAATCGTGGACTCCTGGACGAGCCAGCCTCCGAGGTTGACTCCGTTGGCTTTGAAAGTTGTCCAGTTGACATACTCCGGACTCTGCACTCGGGGATGGGGAGCTGCCAAAGCGGCTGGAATACATCCCAAGGCAGTAAGAAACGGTAGTGACGCCCGCATTTTCACGTAATGAGTGCAATTTTGGCAACCTTGTACTGGTAAATCACCTCCCAGGAATCACTCTTCACACCGCGCAAGATCCAAGGGGGAACCCTCGCCATGATATAGGCCCAACTGCTGTCCCGGTGCCATATAGGAATTCCCGAGCTCGATCGTCTCTCAATGAGATCACAATGTGCATCCGGAAAGCTCTTCGGGGCAAGAATTCCCTCGTCCGCTGCTTTCTGAAGTTCCACAGTCTAACCATATAGAGAGTATTTTCCGCAGCAGTTGAAGCCAAGGCCGTTAGGCACAAGGCAACTTACCCAATGGCGGGAGAGCTTAGAGCAGAGATCCATCTTGCGATCCCACGAGAATTCTTCATTCGCATAACTGAATCCACATGGAGACCTAGTGTGACCCTGCCGAAAAGCATCGTTGCGGGGTGCGGAGGAGAAAATGCCGTTCGTCAGTACCCCAAACCCCCAGAGTATCCACCGCGTGCAATCACAGTCGAGTATGTACGGTCTAATATCAACCCGAAAATTTTGATCAACATTTGCCCAAGACCCATAAGCTGTGGCCATTGTTGACGAAAAGGTTTCCGGCCGGAATTCCCCAACCGTGGTAGAAGGAATTGCCGCCTTTTGGCACTCGGATATTCCGAACTGAGAGATTTCACTTCAGTCGAGGCACGCGGTGTTATATACGAGGGTCTCCCTCATGCTGGGAATAGCCAAAGTTGCAAGATTGGTATCTCGCTCATTAACTGTTTGAGTGCACTGTCCGACTCAACCACCCCCCCCTTTTTAAATCGTGAAGTATTAGCATGACAGCACTTCAATGAGAATCAAAAGACCGAAGGGGAGGTAACGATCGAAGATTCACCACATACCATTGTCTGGTCCAGAAGACATAATCTACCAGAGTCATGGCGCAGGAGAGTCTCTAAGTGAAACTACTGAACCAGAGTATGGAGATGGTAAGGTGGTGATGATCGTCTGTATCCTTCAAGGTTCAGAAATCAAAGCACCCAAAATGGAAAAGCGAAGGATGACTAGATGTCATGATGTAATTAATCACTGTACCTCAGGCACTCCTTCGATGACTGTCGTTACCTGATCAGGCAGCGAACGAACCACGGGTCCAGCAgcatgaaagaaaagtcaaCACTTGGAAGAGAATCCGCCATGTGTGTCCGACGAACCTTAACCACACTCTTCCGATCCATGGCACCGTTAGCTCATAATTTAATTGTCACGACTGTGACTAAGGCAATATTTTCAATAGTTGGCCAACTACAACTTCACCATTCCTACTTCAGAAAGGCCTATACAGCTCCGTTAGGGCATTAACTCTACGGTGCCCAATGATATGTGAATAGTCAACCTTGCTAACGGTGGTACAGCGCGCTAAGCTACTCCTACCAGCAGGTAGAATCAAATTCCAGTCAAGTAGGTGGTACATGCAGTTGACTCCTGTGGCAGTGCAGTAAGAACTAAgtaaggaagaaaagaagacgacaagaaggaagagctcAGATCGCTTGATACCAACAGAAGTACCATACGGGGCGTGACGGTAATTACAACGAAGACGAGCCATGGACCAGTCCAGGCCCAGTATCACATCATTGACCCACCAGCCAATGTGAAGGGTCAATAGCGCGAAGATCTGATTTGACGTGTCAGTCGGATTCAACCAGACGCTGGAACAGGGAAGTCAATTCCTTGAGGATCAATGAGAGCTCTTGATCAATcaatatttattaatataatatttatttaatagtaagaaaaaagattTCACTGGTACTTTTACAACGGACTGACTCGGTAGGAAATTCTCTTCCGGCAAATCGACATTGGCCATTTTCTTAGCACTGAGACTAGAtaatgattgattgaatgtGCAGTGGTGATAACTGTTCACCCCGTCGTCATAGACCCTTCAACCTCTGtagtacatgtacatactactacttacTATGGACAAACATACATGCAGGTTACCAACGAGAAACAAAAACCACCCTGGAAGATCCCCTCACGGTCACTGATCCTCTTTTGCCCCCCCATCCAACTTTCTAAAgatattcttctccttttccctttcttagagcccaaacccaacaactcctccaactcttcctcttccaccgtTTCCTCCCGGattctttcctcttctttctccttctctccatacCCGACGGGTTTGCATCACTCTCCATCTCCGCGAAAAAGATTTGGGTCCCTGGTCGGACTACTGACTTGCgatcttctttcttatcGACGCgttcccttttcctctccctcgtcctactccgtatatagttttctttctttttttttttcttccccaaaCTGATCTTTAATTGATTCGCAGAGCTGCAGATTAGCTAGAACTTCCTTCCTATTCTGTATCATCTTTTCGGATCTGAGGGAACCCAAAAgtctctattttattttattttctcttgcCTCATTCATTCCCCCCCTCTTCTTGTCTGCTGCCTGTTCCTGTTTGTTTCGTTACGAGTTTTGTTCCTTAGCATCcattattaatagattacGCCACCACCTTTTCCGCCTATTTTGCCTCTCTGGAGGTTGCCAATCAATAGCCTCTGTTGCGGTCCCTCCGTTCCCGGGAGCTGCATGTGAGTGACTAACTTGCTTACTACCTTACTTGTTGGGACGTACGGGAAACGTACTGTACTCCCTCTTACTTTACTTCCTATCCCCATAGCTTTTATTCTCTTATCTGTCATTATTTCATTTCTCTGGGAAACTCTGTCTGGTTCGGAAATTCAAATCTAAAACAACTTTCCCGAATCTGCTCCTTCCCCAACTTCCTTATCATCCTTTCCTCTCCCGCTGAAGGTGGTGAAATCCGCTCTAACGTCCGGTGTTTCTGGTTGGGGTgactctttcctccctcttcccccttgCTGAGCTTCTGCCGGTCGCAAAACGACGCCTGATCACCGATCGGCAGCAACGTCCACTCCTTCGCGGACTCTACGCCTCACTCTCCACCTCTCCATCTATTTCCCCCAGATTTCGATCGCGTTCGCATGCACTGGTGCATGATCTAATCGCTCAGTGACTAACTGTATTTGCGCCCTTTTTTTCCCACCTTATCTTTTCTGTCGCTTTTGGACGTGTCGCATTTCTCCCAAGTCGCCTTGGCGTCTGAACACCCTACTTCTCTCCCTGTCGCACATCTCTCGCATGGCATGTTTCGGCTGCTACCCTGGTCCTCTGCAATTGGGGGGAATAAGGTGATGGCTGAGGAGCTCAAGATGCTCGCGACCTCGCCACACTGCGCCGCGCCCGGTGTGAACAGCCTGGCGCTGCCCCAGTTGAAGCGCAAGCGCTCCGATTCGAGCGATTCCGCCACCGGTCAACGTGCCCCGGTCGCAACCAAGTTGCGCGCAGACGATACGCCCGGCAATCCGGTCGCGATTGGTCAAGATCCGTCTCTATCTCTGAGTAGTGCGACTGCGACGTCACAGGAACCAACAACTCGCAGCGATCGCGCATCCCAACCGTCACACCCGTCCGACAACGCATCTCGTCAGAATCCCGACCCGTCAGGTTTCCCGGTCGCCAAACAGGACGCCACCCCGCGCAAAGTGAATGTGGACAGGTTGCGCGAGACGTTGGAGGCACAGTTAAGCTTAGAGGTGTTGTTGAAGCACAACGAACTCCGCTTGATCGACCAAGAGATCGCCAAATGCCAAGTCGCGTTGGAACAGTTGCGACGATGCGCCGAAATCCCGTATCCTGGATCGCATGCGATGGGTCAGTCGGTCAGCAACGGTACGGGGATGGCAGTGCTAGCTCCTGGAAATGGACCTCCGCCGCTCTCCCCGGCACCGTGGGGTGTAACGGATGGCCCATACACCCGCCATTATGCCCGGTGGTTACTTCCTGATCCTCGTTTCGACGGAGGGGAGCTCGAGCCGGCAACCCCTCTGGGATTCGGTGCACCGGGTACGCCGCTGATGGAAGGCCGTTCGACACGTGGAAGCTCTGGCGATGGCTACTGGGCTAGCAAATCTCGCCTCCAGCGAGGCTCGGGTAACATGAAGCTCCAATCCTTGCCGAATGGCTATCCACCGCCCAAGGAGAAAGCGGGCCCAATGATCATCCGGCGAAAGTCAGATGGTGTCCTGGTCAAACTTGTCTGCTTGGACTGTCGAAGGGACAATTTTTCCAGCACGCAAGGATTCATCAACCATTGCCGCATTGCCCATAATCGGAACTTTGCTAGTCACGATGCCGCCGCGGTCGCATCAGGAGAGCCCGTCGAGGTGGACGAAGCGGGTGCGATCATTGGGGGTAAGAACGACACCTCCAGCACCGCTTCGGCAGGTTACGTTCATCCGCTCATTCGATCTGCTCACGTTATTGAGTCGTCCGCCAAGACACCATCCGCATCGGAGGCCTCTGGTGACAACGCAACGCCCCAGAAATGGTCGGTCTCCAGCCAGCAGGCGTCTTCCGTGGTGGAAACACCTCGTCCGTCTGCCCACCCTCAACCCAGTCAGCGCAATACGCCGGCGAAGCCCGCGGATGCCTTCTTGGGCTCGCCGGCTACCCCTCATCTGTCATCACTGATGCAACTCAAGGGGGTCGGACTCGATCTGGACCGACTGGTTGGGGAAGCGAAAACCCCCGTTGATCTGAGCGCCTACTCGTCCGACGAGGGCGAGTCGGACGTGGAGCCGGCCCAGCCGTCGGTCAATGCGAGTCACGGTGAAAAACCGACTGAAGCTCGCATTAGCCGGCAACCCATGCGGACCACAGCTCCACAAGCCGGGTCGCGGCGCCCCAGTAGCCGAAAGGGGGTGGACAAGACGAGTCATAAGCCCCTCACCTTGGAAACCCTGACGCCAACGCGGGCTGCGCCTTATCAATCTCCGTACGGCCCACCCTCATCGGTAGCCCCGATCGATGACCTTCGTCTCCGTGAAGTCGATGGGATCGATCGTTCGGCCAATCTTAGCCCGAACACTGTCGAATCGAACCAGGCTCCAAGTCTGGTgagcgacgacgacgacgactACGGAGCGGCGTCGGATTCGGATAGCCCGGGTCCCAGCTCGTCGGAAGCGGGGGATCATGAAGAAGACTTCAGTCACATTGACGtggaagacgacgacgataCGACGGGCTCCACGACCACCAGCGATCCCAAATCCGACCCAGCCACTCACCCTTCACCCTCTTTCTCGAAACCACTTCGGGGCGGCagctccaagaagaaagatgaccTTCTTTCCGCGTCCATTGTGTCCTTGAACCGTggcaaggatgagaagcgcGTGAGCTTTGCCAGTCCGGACACCAGtcccaagaggaagaaggaccACAAGCGAAAACCTAGTGGAGGCCAGTAAATGCTATAgacttcttttctctttctttcttttctcaacTCTTATCACTACTCGCAGGGGCTAGACCTCTCGTCCGTTGTAATGCTATACATCTCTCCCAGATTCTTGTATGAGACTTTAGGGCCTTACAACTTGTGTTTACGTGGGACTATGCTTGCCACGGTCCGATCGGTCTGGATGAATCTTCGTGGTTGCATGTTCTAGTTCTTATTGGTTTGTGCGATGCGAGACGTTGCAGTTGAGCGTTTCTGGCGATGTTTACGGATGCAACTCTGACGACTCTCTACTTATACGGGATGATTCTGTATTGAATAATCAAAGATTTGCAAGTTGCCgactttataaaaagtagTGTGCAATATATAGTGACGTCGAGTAACTCATCAAAGATCACTTACCGAATAGGATCGTAATAGGAATACCAAACTTACCACATTTAGTTCAAGTCCGATAAGGTATCATTACATACGATACCACCCACGCgacctcaacctcagccAATATCAACCTgtagaagaacaaaaataCAGTGCCTGGTGATCCAAACTCCAGACACCTCAGTAAAAATAGAGACACACTATACTCTCCAACAACCCCATCTAAAACCACCACACCCCaaatagaaaacaaaggagagaagagagcccaaagaaaaagatgaATGAAGATTCCACCAGCTTCGA
The sequence above is a segment of the Aspergillus flavus chromosome 4, complete sequence genome. Coding sequences within it:
- a CDS encoding protein LST8, which translates into the protein MSVILCTAGYDHTIRFWEALSGICSRTIQHPDSQVNRLCITPDKRYLAAAGHNNVKLYDIKSTNPNPVMTFDGHTNNITGVAFHCEGKWMVTSSEDGTVKVWDTRTGSLQRNYAHKAPVNDVVIHPNQGELISGDRAGIVRVWDLGESVCTHQLIPEDDVAVQSVSVASDGSLLCAGNKKGNVYIWRMVQDAELTRIVPMCTFQAHKDYLTRILLSPDVKHLATCSADHTAKVWNLDLDYPPAKIAAAQAAKAKAKGITPEPKETPSSPPPTDSLVNTPSSENGRADFINPFSFINGTPPPTNEPQQTFPVQEDGPPVDPNTNTLYLETTLANHQRWVWDCAFSADSAYLVTVSSDHYARLWELASGQVIRQYSGHHRGAVCVALNDYSEPR
- a CDS encoding Tctex-1, which translates into the protein MAVETAPTSSPVPIADLTKIASEACDSALNGVEGYEHTKVGEWNSQIINTILKALISATAPSTPSAAAPYRFTVNSTIVQQGLIDKSAAAEGAASNTGKRGMHSASGAFWDVNRDGMWTFKYPGADERGLDVVVSVTWFAVN
- a CDS encoding component of vacuolar transporter chaperone (vacuolar transporter chaperone 1) produces the protein MSSQPLLQTAPGKRIALPTRVEPKVFFANERTFLSWLNFTVILGGLAVGLLNFGDRIGRISAGLFTIIAMAAMIYALCTFHWRAASIRKRGQSGIDDRFGPTVLALALLAAVVVNFILRITEN
- a CDS encoding putative glucan 1,3-beta-glucosidase precursor; translation: MRASLPFLTALGCIPAALAAPHPRVQSPEYVNWTTFKANGVNLGGWLVQESTIDSQFWGTYSGGADDEWGLCEHLGSRCGPVLEHRYATYITERDIDKLASVGVGVLRIPTTYAAWIKLPGSQLYSGNQTAYLKQIADYAITKYGMHIIVDVHSLPGGTNGLTIGEASGHWGWYYNETAFDYSMQVIDAVISFVQNSGSPQSYTIEPMNEPTDNPDMSVFGTPAALSDRGATWVLKYIRAVIDRVASVNPNIPVMFQGSFKPEQYWSNQLPADANLVFDVHTYYFERNVTSETLPARLYTDAQSKAGDGKFPVFTGEWAIQTLYQNSFALRERNVNAGLDAMYKYSQGSCYWTAKFSGNATVNGQGTQADYWNFEYFIDHGYIDLTRFHDTK